The Streptomyces sp. NBC_01317 genomic interval TGGCGGGCTTGGGGCCCTCGGCGGCCGTCTTCGTCTTGCCGTTGTTCTCGGTGCCGTTGAACGCGGTGAAACCGACGAACCCGACCACCGCGACGATCGCGGCGACCATGGCGGCGGTCCAGTTCGGGCGGCGCCGTTCCGGCCGGATCCGTTCCGCTTCGAACAGCGGAGCCGCCGGCGTGGGCACCGGGCGCCCGCCGTGGTCGGCGTCGAACCGCTCCATCAGGGGAGCGGGATCGATCCCGACCGCCTGGGCGAGCATGCGGATGTGCCCACGGGCGTAGACGTCGCCGCCGCTGCGGGAGAAGTCGTCCTGCTCGATCGCGTGCACGATGGGGATGCGCACCCGGGTCGAGCCGCTGACCTCGTCGACCGTCAGATCCGCGGCGACGCGCGCCTGCTGGAGGATCTGACCGATCGTGGGCCGGTCGTCGTGAGGGGAGGTACCGTCGGGGTCATTGCCGTCGGGAGAGTTGCCGATGGACACGGGGGCGCCTTTCGAGCGTGTAGCCACCTGCTGGACATTCAGTCTATGGGTGGTACGAAAGGGTGGGGCAACCGGGCGGATGCACTTTGTACGCCATCAGAATGGCCTCGCGGCGTCTGAGTGGCGGAGTGAGGGACATCATGCACTCCCTCACTCCAACTTGACGTGTGGCCAGGGGAAACGGTTGCGTTCCATTTCCCTCCGAAATTCACTGTGAAGCCCCACAGGGGTCCGCGAGGCGTCCTTGGAGGTCGGTACGGTACGGCCCTACACAACGGACTCCCCGCGGATCACGGCGAGCACGCCATCCAGTTCGTCCGCCTTCACCAGGACATCGCGCGCTTTGGAACCCTCGCTGGGGCCGACGATGTTCCGAGACTCCATCAGATCCATGAGCCTGCCCGCCTTGGCAAATCCGACACGCAGTTTTCGCTGGAGCATCGAGGTCGAGCCGAACTGCGTCGACACGACCAGCTCGGCCGCCTGGCACAGCAGGTCGAGATCGTCGCCGATGTCCTCGTCGATGTCCTTCTTCTTCGCCGCGCCGACCACGACGTCCTCGCGGAAGACCGGTGCCATCTGATCCTTGCAGTGCTGGACGATCGCCGCGACCTCGTCCTCGGTCACGAAGGCGCCCTGCATACGGGTGGGCTTGTTGGCGCCCATCGGCAGGTAGAGCCCGTCCCCCTTGCCGATCAGCTTCTCGGCGCCCGGCTGGTCGAGGATGACCCGGCTGTCGGCCAGCGAGGAGGTCGAGAAGGCCAGCCGCGAGGGCACGTTCGCCTTGATCAGACCGGTCACGACGTCCACCGAGGGCCGCTGGGTGGCGAGCACCAGATGAATGCCGGCGGCGCGGGCCAGCTGGGTGATGCGGACGATGGAGTCCTCCACGTCTCGCGGCGCGACCATCATCAGGTCGGCCAGCTCGTCCACGATGACCAGGAGGTACGGGTACGGCGACAGCTCGCGCTCGCTGCCCTCGGGCAGTTTGATCTTGCCCGCCCGGACCGCCGCGTTGAAGTCGTCGATGTGCCGGTAGCCGTACGCGGCGAGGTCGTCGTACCGCAGGTCCATTTCCCGTACGACCCACTGGAGCGCCTCGGCGGCCCGCTTGGGGTTGGTGATGATGGGCGTGATCAGGTGCGGGATGCCCTCGTACGCGGTCAGCTCGACGCGCTTGGGGTCGACCAGGACCATCCGGACGTCCTCGGGGGTCGCCCGGACCATGACCGACGTGATCAGGCCGTTGATGCAGGAGGACTTTCCGGAGCCGGTGGCACCGGCGACGAGCAGGTGGGGCATCTTGGTGAGGTTCGACATCACGTAGCCGCCCTCGACGTCCTTGCCGAGCGCCACGAGCATCGGGTGGTCGTCCTCCGCGGCGTCCGCGAGGCGCAGCACGTCGCCCAGGTTGACCATCTCGCGGTCGGAGTTCGGGATCTCGATGCCGACCGCCGACTTGCCGGGAATCGGGGAGATGATCCGCACGTCGGGGCTGGCGACGGCGTAGGCGATGTTCTTGGCGAGTGCCGTGATGCGCTCGACCTTCACGGCGGGGCCGAGCTGGACCTCGTAACGGGTGACGGTCGGGCCCCGGGTGAAGCCGGTGACGGTCGCGTCGACCTTGAACTCCATGAAGACGTTGGTGAGGGAGTGGACCACGGCGTCGTTGGCGGCGCTGCGGGTCTTGCCGGGGCCGCCGCGCTCCAGCAGGTCGAGCGAGGGCAGCGCGTACGTGATGTCCCCGCGGAGCTGGAGCTGTTCGGCGCGGGGCGGCAGCGGCCGGTCCTCGGCGGGGGCGGGCTTGGTCAGGTCGGCGACGACCGGGAGCGGCCGCCGGCCGGCACGCGCCGTCGGTACGGGCACGGAGCGCTCGGCGGGGGCCTCCCCCTCGGCGGGGTCCGGGGACCCGTCCCGGGGCCCGTCCTGAGCGTCCTGGCCCTCCTCGTCGCGCGCGTCCTGCCCGTCGCGTACGTCCTGACCTTCGCGTACGTCGTCGGCGCCCCGCTCGTCCTCCCCTGACCGCTGCCCGCGCCGGCGTGCGCCGGTCACCGAGACGCCCTGGGTGAGGTCCGCGACGAGCGGTGAGGGCGGCATCCCGTTGAGGACGGCCCCGTCCAGCGCCGCCGCCGCGGCGGCGGCCACGTCGACGGCGTCCATGGGCCGCCCCAGCCCGTTCTCCCCCGCGCCCCGGCGTCGCCGGCGGCGGGAGAGCGCCTCGGCCTCGGCCCGGTGCGGGTCGTGCGCGACCGGCGCGCTCCGGCGCGCGCCCGCCCCGCGTGCCCCGGGCGGCAGCGCCTCGCGCCACTGGTCCTCGTACCGCTCGTCGTCCTCGTACTCCCCGTCGCCGAGGTCCTCCACCACCGCCGGGGGCGGCGGGTCGACGATCCCCAGCCGGGCCCCGAGCAGCCGCAGCCGCTGCGGGATGGCGTTCACGGGGGTGGCGGTGACGACCAGCAGGCCGAAAACGGTGAGCAGCAGGAGCAGCGGTACGGCGAGGACCTCGCCCATGGTGAAGATCAGCGGCTTGGAGGCGGCCCAGCCGATGAGCCCGCCCGCGTCCTGCATCGCCTCGGTGCCCTCGCCGCGGCCCGGCGCGCCACACGCGATGTGGACCAGACCGAGCACCCCGAGGACGAGGGCGGACAGCCCGATGACGATCCGACCGTTGGCCTCGGGCCGCTCCGGGTACAGGATCAGCCGCACGGCGACGGCGCCCAGCAGTATCGGTACGAGCAGGTCCAGGCGGCCGAAGGCGCCGGTGACGAGCATCTCGACCAGGTCGCCGACCGGACCTTGCAGGTTCGACCACGTACCGGCCGCGATGACGAGGGAGATACCGAGGAGCAGCAGCGCCACCCCGTCCTTGCGATGGGCCGGGTCGAGCCCCTTCGCGCCGCGCCCTATGCCGCGGAAGACCGCCCCGACCCCGTGGGCCGCGCCGAGCCAGAGGGTCCGTACGAGCCAGAACACGCCCCCTGTGGGGGACGGCGCGGGTTTGGGAACGGGCCGGGCGGCCGCCTTCTTCGCGGCAGCCTTCTTCGCCGGCGCCTTCTTGGAGGGCGGGGGGTTCTTCGCGGCGGGCTTCTTCGCCGCCGTCTTCTTCGCGGGCGCCGCCTTCGCGGCGCCGGTCGTACGGCCGGCGCGCGGCTTCGCGGTGCCCGCCGTGTCCTGGGAGCCCTTGCCGGACGTACGTGAGGCCATGGTGGTGAGGTTACCGGTGTGGACGCCCGCGGACACGTGTGCCCACCGCTTCACCCGATCGTGTCGGCCGGGCCGCGGGGCCGGGCCCGTACGGCATCTGACACGCCCTCAGCCGCCGTACGAGCCGGACGGCGCAGGTCAGTTCTGTGAGGGGAGCGCGGCGGGACCGCTTCCGGCGCCGGGCTCCAGCGCGTCCAGCGCCCGCCGCAGGCCGGTGAGTTTGCGCTCCAGGTGCGCCGCGGTCGCCACGGCGGACGCGTCGGCGGAGTCGTCGTCCAGCTGTTTGGAGAGGGCTTCCGCCTGTTCCTCGACGGCGGCGAGCCGCGCGGACAGTTCGGCCAGCACCCCGCCGGGCTCCCTGACCTCGCCCGCCCCGGCGAGCTGCCGTCTGAGCAGCTCGGCCTGCTCCTTCAACTGGCAGTTCTTCATGTACAGCTCGACGAACACGGACACCTTGGCGCGCAGCACCCAGGGGTCGAACGGCTTCGAGATGTAGTCCACCGCGCCCGCCGCGTATCCCCGGAAGGTGTGGTGCGGGCCGTGGTTGATCGCCGTGAGGAAGATGATCGGGATGTCCCTGGTCCGCTCCCGGCGCTTGATGTGCGCGGCGGTCTCGAATCCGTCCATCCCCGGCATCTGGACGTCCAGCAGAATGACCGCGAAGTCGTCCGTCAGAAGCGCCTTGAGCGCTTCCTCCCCTGACGATGCCCGCACCAGCGTCTGATCGAGCGCCGAGAGAATGGCCTCCAGCGCCAGCAGATTCTCCGGCCGGTCATCGACCAGGAGGATCTTGGCCTTCTGCACCATGGCCGCCCGCCCTCCTCGCCCCGGCATGGGGCGTCCCCTGCTCGTGGAGCTCGGAACAGCACCGGGCGCCGTCCCAGGGGACGTCTCCGCTACGCCGTCCGTCCTTGTGCCGGTCATGGTAGCCGCACCCCGCCCGTCGCCACACCCTGTCACCGTGATGTCACTGTGCACGAATCTGAAACGTCACGGAAGACCAGAAGGTTCCCCGCATAGTGCGCCCTCACACGCCGCCAGGCACAGTCGCGCAGGACATCCTGGCGAATCGTGCACACATTGATCACTTGTTGTGCATCCACTGATCCATCACCGACAGCAGATGATCCGGGTCGACCGGCTTCGTCACATAGTCGGAAGCGCCCGATTCGATGGCCTTCTCCCGGTCGCCCTTCATGGCCTTGGCCGTGAGCGCGATGATCGGCAGACCCGCGAACTGGGGCATCCTGCGGATCGCCGTCGTCGTCGCGTACCCGTCCATCTCCGGCATCATGATGTCCATCAGCACGACCGTCACGTCGTCGTGCTGCTCCAGGACTTCGATGCCCTCCCGGCCGTTCTCCGCGTACAGCACCGTCAGCCCGTGCTGCTCCAACACACTGGTCAGCGCGAAGACGTTACGGATGTCGTCGTCCACGATCAGCACCTTCTCGTGCGTGAAGGCGAACGTGCGGCGCGGCGGCGCCGCCTCCTGCCGGCCCGTGCCGGCGGCTCCCGAGGCCCAGGTCTCCGCCCGGCCGATCGGGACCCCCGAAGGCGCCGGGTAGCTCTGTCCGGTCGCCCGGCCCTGCGCCTCCTCCTCCGCGTTCTTGCGGCGGCGGCGGAACAGCGCGGCGGGCCCCGACATGTCCGGGGACAGCGGGCCGCTGTCGGGGCGCACCATCCCGACCGTCTCCGCCGCGGCGGACGCGATCGAGACCGGCGTCGACTGCGGGTCCATGCCCGCCGGGGTCAGCTGCGGATAGCCCTGCGGGGGCAGTTCGCTGGGGTGCAGCGGCAGGTACAGCGTGAACGTCGAGCCGCGCCCCGGCTCGCTCGCCGCGTGGATCTCCCCGCCCAGCAGCCGCGCGATCTCCCGGCTGATCGACAGACCGAGGCCCGTACCGCCGTACTTGCGGCTGGTCGTGCCGTCCGCCTGCTTGAACGCCTCGAAGATCACCCGCATCTTGCCCGCCGCGATCCCGATCCCGGTGTCCGTGACGGAGAAAGCGATCAGGTCCCCGTCCGGGTCCCGCAGCGAACCGGCCTCCAGCAGCTGCTCCCTGATGGCGTCCGGCACGTCGGAACCGGCCGGCCGGATCACCAGCTCCACGGCGCCGCTGTCGGTGAACTTCACCGCGTTCGACAGCAGGTTGCGCAGCACCTGCAACAGCCGCTGCTCGTCGGTGTGCAGCGTGGCCGGCAGCTCCGGCGAGACCCGCACCGAGAAGTCGAGCCCCTTCTCCGCGGTCAGCGGACGGAAGGTCGCCTCCACGTAGTCGACCAGCTGGACCAGCGCGATCCGGGTCGGGCTGACGTCCATCTTGCCCGCCTCGACCTTCGACAGGTCGAGGATGTCGTTGATCAGCTGGAGCAGGTCGGAGCCCGCGCCGTGGATCGTCTCCGCGAACTCCACCTGCTTCGGCGACAGGTTCGTCTCCGCGTTGTCCGCGAGCAGCTTGGCGAGGATGAGCAGCGAGTTGAGCGGGGTACGCAGCTCGTGCGACATGTTCGCCAGGAACTCGGACTTGTAGCGCATCGAGACGGCGAGCTGCTCGGCCCGCTCCTCCAGCACCTGCCTGGCCTCTTCGATCTCGGTGTTCTTCACCTCGATGTCGCGGTTCTGCCGGGCCAGCAGCTCGGCCTTCTCCTCCAGCTCCGCGTTGGACTCCTGGAGCGCCTTCTGCCGGTTCTCCAGCTCCGCCGACCGCTCCCGCAGTTGCTCCGTCAGCTCCTGCGACTGCTTGAGGAGCACCTCCGTCTTGGAGTTGACGCTGATCGTGTTGACGCTCGTCGCGATCATCTCGGCGATCTGGTTCAGGAAGTCCCGCTGGATCTGGGTGAACGGCTGGAACGACGCCAGCTCGATCACCCCGAGGACCTTCCCCTCGAAGAGCACCGGCAGCACGATCACATGCGCCGGCGACGCCTCGCCGAGCCCGGACGAGATCTTGAGATAGCCCGGCGGCACGTTGACCTGGATCGTGCGCTTCTCCTCGGCGGCCGTGCCGATGAGCGTCTCGCCCGGCCGGAAGGCCGTGGGCATCGCGCCCGCCGAGTAGCCGTAACTGCCGCGCATGCACAGCTCGTACGAACTGTCCCTGACGGCCTCCGACCCCACCTGGGGCGCTCCGCCGGTCTGCATCGCGAGGAAGAACGCGCCGTGCTGCGCCGAGACGGCGGGGGTCAGCTCGCTCATGATCAGCGAGGCGACGTCGTCCAGGTCGCGGCGGCCCTGCATCAGTCCGGAGATCCGGGCGAGGTTGCCCTTGAGCCAGTCCTGCTCCTCGTTGGCGAGGGTCGTGTCGCGCAGGTTGGCGATCATCGTGTTGATGTTGTCCTGGAGGACCTGGATCTCGCCCGCCGCGTCCACGTCGATCTTGAGGCTGAGGTCACCACGGGTCACCGCCGTGGCCACCCCGGCGATCGCCCGCACCTGACGTGTCAGGTTCCCGGCCATCTCGTTCACCGACTCGGTGAGGTCACGCCACGTGCCGTCGACGTCCCGGACCCGGGCCTGGCCGCCCAACTGCCCGTCCGTACCCACCTCGCGCGCCACCCGCGTCACCTGGTCGGCGAACGACGACAGCTGGTCCACCATCGTGTTGATCGTGTTCTTCAGCTCCAGGATCTCGCCCCGGGCGTCGATGTCGATCTTCTTGGTGAGATCGCCCTTGGCGATGGCGGTGGTGACCGTGGCGATCTGCCGCACCTGGCCGGTCAGGTTGTCGGCCATCGAGTTCACCGACTCGGTCAGGTCCTTCCACGTACCGGAGACACCCGGCACCCTCGCCTGGCCGCCCAGCTCACCCTCCGTACCCACCTCGCGGGCGACGCGGGTCACCTCGTCCGCGAAGGACGACAGAGTCGTCACCATCGTGTTGACGGTGTCGGCCAGCTCCGCGACCTCGCCGCGCGCCTCGACCGTCACCTTCTTCGTCAGGTCACCGTTGGCCACCGCCGAGGAGACCCGCGAGATGTTCCGCACCTGACTGGTCAGGTTGTTGGCCATCGTGTTGACGTTGTCGCTGAGGTCCTTCCAGATCCCGGTGACCCCCCGGACCCGGGCCTGACCGCCGAGGATGCCCTCCGTACCCACCTCACGGGCGACCCGGGTGACCTCGTCCGCGAAGTTCAGCAGCTGGTCGACCATGGTGTTGACGGTCGTGACCAGGTCGAGGATCTCGCCCTTGGCGTCGACGGTGATCTTCTTCGACAGATCGCCCTTGGCGACCGCCGTCGTGACCTCGGCGATGTTGCGCACCTGCGAGGTCAGGTTGTTCGCCATGAAGTTGACGGACTGGGTGAGATCCTTCCACGTACCGGACACTCCCTGGACCTCGGCCTGGCCGCCGAGCATGCCCTCGGTGCCCACCTCGCGGGCCACCCTCGTGACCTGCTCGGCGAAGTTCGACAGCTGGTCCACCATCGTGTTGAGGGTGTTCTTCAGCTCCAGGATCTCGCCGCGCGCGTCCACGTCGATCTTCTGCGACAGGTCGCCGCGCGCCACCGCCGTGGCGACCTGCGCGATGTTACGGACCTGGGCGGTCAGGTTCCCCGCCATCCCGTTCACGGAATCCGTCAGGTCACGCCACACACCGGCGACACCCGGCACCTGCGCCTGACCGCCGAGCCGGCCGTCCGTCCCCACCTCGCGGGCGACCCGCGTGACCTGCTCAGCGAAGGCCGACAGCTGGTCCACCATCGTGTTGATGGTGTTCTTGAGCTCCAGGATCTCGCCCCGGGCGTCCACGTCGATCTTCTGCGACAGGTCGCCCCGCGCGACCGCCGTGGTCACCTGCGCGATCTGGCGCACCTGGTCGGTCAGGTTCCCGGCCATGAAGTTGACGGAGTCCGTCAACTCCTTCCACGTACCGCTGACGCCGTCCACCCGCGCCTGGCCGCCGAGGCGGCCCTCCGTGCCCACGTCCCGCGCCATCCGCGTCACCTGGTCGGCGAACGAGGACAGCTGCGACACCATCGTGTTCACGGTGTTCTTCAGTTCGAGCATCTCGCCGGCCACGTTGACCGTGACCTTCTGCGACAGGTCACCGTTCGCGACCGCCGTCGTCACCTGCGCGATGTCCCGCACCTGGCCGGTGAGGTTACGGAACGCGGTGTTCACCGAGTCCGTCAGGTCCTTCCACGTCCCCGCCGCCCCGGGCACCTCGGCCTGGCCGCCGAGACGGCCCTCGACACCGACCTCCCGCGCGACCCGCGTCACCTCGGAACCGAACGACTGGAGCTGGTCGACCATCGTGTTGACGGTGTTCTTCAGCTCCAGCATCTCGCCCGCGACATCGACCGTGACCTTCTGCGACAGGTCACCGTTGGCCACGGCCGTCGTCACCTGCGCGATGTCCCGCACCTGCGTCGTCAGGTTCCGGAAGACCGTGTTGACCGAGTCCGTCAGGTCCTTCCACGTCCCGGCGGCCCCCGGCACCTGCGCCTGGCCGCCCAGCACACCCGAGGCACCGACCTCGCTCGCCACCCGCGTCACTTCGTCCGCGAACGTACGGAGCGTCTCCGTCATCTGGTTGATCGTCTCGGCGAGCTGCGCCACCTCACCGCGCGCGCTCACCGTCACCTTCTGCGACAGATCACCGTTCGCGACAGCCGTGGTGACCTCGGCGATGCCCCGCACCTGGTTGGTCAGGTTCCCCGCCATCGTGTTCACCGAGTCGGTGAGGTCCTTCCAGACCCCCGCCACCCCCGGCACGGTCGCCTGACCGCCCAGCTCACCCTCGGTGCCGACCTCCCGTGCCACGCGCGTGACCTCGGAGGAGAACGACGACAGCTGGTCCACCATCGTGTTGACGGTGTTCTTGAGCTGGAGCATCTCGCCCGCCACGTGCACCGTGACCTTGCGGGACAGATCCCCCTTGGCCACGGCCGTCGTGACGAGAGCAATGTCACGCACCTGGGCGGTCAACCGGTACGCCATCGTGTTGACGGAATCCGTGAGGTCCTTCCAGGACCCGGACATACCGCGCACCTTGGCCTGGCCGCCGAGCTTGCCCTCCGTACCGACCTCCAGCGCGACCCGCGTCACCTCGTCGGTGAACGCGGACAGCTGGTCGACCAGGTTGTTGACCGTACGGGCCACCTTGAGGAACTCGCCGCGCAGCGGCCGCTCCGCCCCGTCCTCGGACTGCGAGCGCAGCTCCATGCGCTGCTCCAGGTCACCCTCGGCCACCGCCGACAGCACCCGGCCCACCTCGGAGACCGGCCGCGCCAAGTCGTCCACCAGCGCGTTCGACGCGTCGATGGCCGTCGCCCAGGACCCCTCACAGGCCCCGGTCTCCAGGCGCTCCGTGAGTTTTCCCTCACGCCCCACCATGCGCCGCACCCGCGCCAGCTCACCGGTCAGATGCAGATTCCGGTCCGCGACCTCGTTGAAGACGGCGGCGATCTCCGCCATCTCGTCGTCACCGGAGACCGTCAGCCTCTTACGGAAGTTGCCGTCACGCATCGCCACCAGGGCGGCCAGCAGTCTGTTCAGCTCCGCCGAGTCCACCTCGGTGGTCCCGTTGTTCCGGGACCGTCCGCCTTTTGCGCGCGTGTTCACGCCACGCGCCGCCACGCCAGACTCCACCGTGTCCCTCCCGCAGGGTTCGAACGTACTGCCCGGGCTGTCTCCAAGAGCCTGCCCAGTGTTTCACCCCGGCCCAACCAGGCCATAACAGATCGGCAGCTTCGCATAGGGTCCCCGCAACCGGGGGACGGAAACAGTTGCAACCGGCATCCGCTCGGACCGTGAAGGTAAGTAACCTGGCATCCGGCTGTCCAACCGCCCCGGTCCGCCCGGCGGGGGTGGTGTGGCGAAGGTACTACCACCGGGCACCTGGAGGGGCGGGGCCGATCATGGCGGAGCCGGGTATCGACACGCGTACGAGGAGTTCTGTGATCACCGCCCGGGCGGCTGCCACCTTCGAACCGGTCGGGCGGTCCGTCGCGATCGCCCGCGCCTTTGTCCGCGACACCCTCCAGGGCTGGGGATACTCCGACGTCGTGGACGACGCGGTCGTTCTCACCAGCGAACTCGTCACCAACGCCGTGGTCCATGCCGGTACCTCCGCCGATGTCCTCTGCCTCCGTACGGAAGACGGGGTCCGCGTCGAGGTCGCCGACCGCTACCCCGAGCGCGAGGTGCCCATACAGGGCACAGGACACGCGTTCGCCAGCACCGACAGCGAGAACGGCCGGGGACTGCTCCTCTGCGCGGCCCTCGCCTCCCGCTGGGGCGTCGAATACACGCCCACGTACAAACAGGTCTGGTTCCAGCTCGACCTTCCCGAACGCGCGATCGGCACCCGCTCCGCCGGCCCCGTCCTCCCCACCAGCATGCTCCCCGTCGCCGACGAACGCGTGCGGGTCGCCGTCGTCCAGATCGACGCCACAGGCACCGTCGCCGGCTGGAACGAGGACGCAGAACAGCTCTTCGGACACCCCGCCGAGAAGGTCGTCGGCAAACCCCTCACCGACTTCGCGGCCTGGCCGCACACCCCCGGCCTCGGCACCGGCATCGCCGAAGCCCTCCGGCTCTCCCGCTGGGAGGGCAGCTACGGCATGCGCGTCGCCGACGGCCGGGTGATCGCCGTCTACGCCTCCCACCTCAGGGTCCGCGACACCCACGGCGAACCGTCCACGGTCTGCCTCCTCGTACGGGACTACGAGCGCGCGGTCATCCAGACCCCGCCCCGAGCCCCCTCCACGGAGGCGGGCTCCGAGAACCGCGCGGCCGACCCCTTCGAGGTCTTCATCGGCTCCCCCGCCCCCGACGACCTCGACGGGCTCCTCCAGCGCACCGTCGAACGCGCCCGCGACATGCTCGACGGCGACTCCGCCTTCCTCCTGCTCGCCACCGACGACGAGACAGAACTGGAAGTACGCGCCAGCACCGGCCTGCCCTCCGCCCGCCAGCGCTTCGCCCGCGTCCCCGTGGAGGCCGGCACGGGCCGGTACGGCTCCGCCCGCATGCCGGCCGTCCACGAGGACCTCATCGCCGTCCCCGGGGCCGTCCCGCTCCTCGGCGGCACCGGCATGCGCTCCGTCGTCACCGTCCCCCTCAAGGTCGAGGGCCGCCTCACCGGCTCCCTCGGCGTCGCCGCCGAAGCCGCGGGCCGCTACTCGAACGAAGAGGCACTGCGCCTCCAGTTCGCCGCCGACCGCATCGCTCTGGCCGTCGAATCGGCCCGCCTCGGCGAACTCGAACGCCTCCGCCGAGGCTCCCTGTCCTTCCTCGTCGAGGCCTCCGACCTGCTCGCCGGCACCCTGGACCGCGACCAGACCCTCGCCCTCATGGCCCAGATGACCGTCCCCACCCTCGCCACCTGGTGCGCCGTCTACACCATCGCCGACCAGTCCTCCGACCCGTACCTCTCCTACGTCCTGCACGAGGACGAGGAACGCATCGACGGCCTCAAGGCCCTCCTCGCCAAGATCGACCCGCCAGAACCGGTCCCCACCCCCGGCGCCCGCGTCTGGACCGCCCCCGCCGCGGCGGCCCACGAAGCGGCCCTCCGCACCTCGATGCGGGAGCTGGGCGGCGGCTCCGCACCGGTCTCCTCCGGCATCGGCACGACCCTCGCGACCGCGGCCGCCGTCGGCGGCGAGACCGTGGTCCTGCCCCTGGTGGCCCGTAACCGCGTCATCGGCATGCTGACCCTCGGCAAGCCCTCCGACGACCACTTCCGCCAGGAGATCCTCGAACTCGCCGAAGACCTCTCCCGCCGGGCCGCCCTCGCCCTGGACAACGCCCGCCTCTACTCCGAGCGCACCGCGATCAGCCAGGCCCTGCAACGCAGCCTGCTGCCCCCGGGCCTCCCCCAGATCCCCGGCGTCGAGGTCGAGGTCATCTACCGCGCGGCCGGCGAGGGCAACGAGGTGGGCGGCGACTTCTACGACCTGTTCCCCATCCGGGACGGCGCGTACGGCTTCGCCATCGGCGACGTCTGCGGTACGGGCCCCGAGGCCGCGGCCGTCACCGGCCTCGCCCGCCATGCCCTGCGCTTGCTCGCCCGCGAGGGCTTCGCGGGACCCGCCGTACTGGAACGGCTGAACACCGCCATCCTCGACGAGGGCGCCCGCAGCCGCTTCCTCACCCTGCTCTACGGGGAGTTGTGGCCCCAGGAGGACGGCAGCGCGGTCCTCAAGATCGTCTGTGCCGGCCACCCCCTCCCGTTGCGCCTGCGCCCCGACGGCACGGTCGAACCGGCGGCGGAACCACAGCCGTTGCTCGGTGTCATGGAGGATCTGGAGCTGTACGAACAGGTGATCACCCTCGATCCGGGGGACGTCCTGCTCTGCGTCACGGACGGCGTCACCGAACGCCGCGAGGGCACAAGGATGTTGGGCGACGACGGCCTGGCGGACGTCCTGGCCACCTGTACGGGCCTCACGGCGGGCGCGGTCGCGTCGCGCATCCTGCGCGCGGTGGAGCGTTTCGCGGCGGAACCGGCCTCGGACGACATGGCGATCCTGACCCTCCGCATCCCGGAACCGCACCTGGCCTAGGGCGTGTTCGGCCCGGCCGCAGGCACGATGACCCGCGGCCGGACGCGAGGCTACGGTCAGTGGTGGAACGCGGACCCGAAACGCGCGCCGGTGAGGGGTGCGGCGAGCGTCCCGGGACCGAAGGACACGGAACCGGTCGCGGTGAGACCGGAGGCGGTGCCGGGGAAGACCCACACGGACCCGTTGCCGCTGTTCTCCGCGGGCGCACCGACGGCGACGTACGTACCGACGACGGCGGTACGGGTGCCGAACCGGTCACCGTTCTCGGCCGCGCCGGGCACCCCGGCCGTGTCCTGGCTGAACGACTGGGCGCCGGTGCCGGTGACCCCGGCCGCGCTTCCCCGCAGGACGGTGAAGT includes:
- a CDS encoding HAMP domain-containing protein; translation: MESGVAARGVNTRAKGGRSRNNGTTEVDSAELNRLLAALVAMRDGNFRKRLTVSGDDEMAEIAAVFNEVADRNLHLTGELARVRRMVGREGKLTERLETGACEGSWATAIDASNALVDDLARPVSEVGRVLSAVAEGDLEQRMELRSQSEDGAERPLRGEFLKVARTVNNLVDQLSAFTDEVTRVALEVGTEGKLGGQAKVRGMSGSWKDLTDSVNTMAYRLTAQVRDIALVTTAVAKGDLSRKVTVHVAGEMLQLKNTVNTMVDQLSSFSSEVTRVAREVGTEGELGGQATVPGVAGVWKDLTDSVNTMAGNLTNQVRGIAEVTTAVANGDLSQKVTVSARGEVAQLAETINQMTETLRTFADEVTRVASEVGASGVLGGQAQVPGAAGTWKDLTDSVNTVFRNLTTQVRDIAQVTTAVANGDLSQKVTVDVAGEMLELKNTVNTMVDQLQSFGSEVTRVAREVGVEGRLGGQAEVPGAAGTWKDLTDSVNTAFRNLTGQVRDIAQVTTAVANGDLSQKVTVNVAGEMLELKNTVNTMVSQLSSFADQVTRMARDVGTEGRLGGQARVDGVSGTWKELTDSVNFMAGNLTDQVRQIAQVTTAVARGDLSQKIDVDARGEILELKNTINTMVDQLSAFAEQVTRVAREVGTDGRLGGQAQVPGVAGVWRDLTDSVNGMAGNLTAQVRNIAQVATAVARGDLSQKIDVDARGEILELKNTLNTMVDQLSNFAEQVTRVAREVGTEGMLGGQAEVQGVSGTWKDLTQSVNFMANNLTSQVRNIAEVTTAVAKGDLSKKITVDAKGEILDLVTTVNTMVDQLLNFADEVTRVAREVGTEGILGGQARVRGVTGIWKDLSDNVNTMANNLTSQVRNISRVSSAVANGDLTKKVTVEARGEVAELADTVNTMVTTLSSFADEVTRVAREVGTEGELGGQARVPGVSGTWKDLTESVNSMADNLTGQVRQIATVTTAIAKGDLTKKIDIDARGEILELKNTINTMVDQLSSFADQVTRVAREVGTDGQLGGQARVRDVDGTWRDLTESVNEMAGNLTRQVRAIAGVATAVTRGDLSLKIDVDAAGEIQVLQDNINTMIANLRDTTLANEEQDWLKGNLARISGLMQGRRDLDDVASLIMSELTPAVSAQHGAFFLAMQTGGAPQVGSEAVRDSSYELCMRGSYGYSAGAMPTAFRPGETLIGTAAEEKRTIQVNVPPGYLKISSGLGEASPAHVIVLPVLFEGKVLGVIELASFQPFTQIQRDFLNQIAEMIATSVNTISVNSKTEVLLKQSQELTEQLRERSAELENRQKALQESNAELEEKAELLARQNRDIEVKNTEIEEARQVLEERAEQLAVSMRYKSEFLANMSHELRTPLNSLLILAKLLADNAETNLSPKQVEFAETIHGAGSDLLQLINDILDLSKVEAGKMDVSPTRIALVQLVDYVEATFRPLTAEKGLDFSVRVSPELPATLHTDEQRLLQVLRNLLSNAVKFTDSGAVELVIRPAGSDVPDAIREQLLEAGSLRDPDGDLIAFSVTDTGIGIAAGKMRVIFEAFKQADGTTSRKYGGTGLGLSISREIARLLGGEIHAASEPGRGSTFTLYLPLHPSELPPQGYPQLTPAGMDPQSTPVSIASAAAETVGMVRPDSGPLSPDMSGPAALFRRRRKNAEEEAQGRATGQSYPAPSGVPIGRAETWASGAAGTGRQEAAPPRRTFAFTHEKVLIVDDDIRNVFALTSVLEQHGLTVLYAENGREGIEVLEQHDDVTVVLMDIMMPEMDGYATTTAIRRMPQFAGLPIIALTAKAMKGDREKAIESGASDYVTKPVDPDHLLSVMDQWMHNK